The following proteins come from a genomic window of Daphnia carinata strain CSIRO-1 chromosome 6, CSIRO_AGI_Dcar_HiC_V3, whole genome shotgun sequence:
- the LOC130689433 gene encoding uncharacterized protein LOC130689433 — translation MVIDNTSASHEVELCEEEMEEVMKKLIEGQHFLVNLGEDIPTGTPPWFDEKKFEAGKQFVKKYYGGIFFCHLVSLIMMLYSPQVLKPLIFTEKSETPKKSYRRYLSTTIHVISWYMGDMWQTDSKARRSLRLVRQYHTDTATRLNSVEIRPSVDNTDITQCGLPLHKGHPILEVLQKDFSSIPNCPFLSQLNGNYKNTDVFPVQQIPYLNQLDMSGTQFAFMGLVLLHPEKFGISRATESELEGFVHIWRCIGWILGIDDRFNFCRLDSLPQARRWTRYFADKLVCPLMKMSVTAEYEHMGRAVADGARCYTGVSYETFYLFIAWVLDLQMPQLEKHASLADKFSFRKLTYFFGVIGNLPFGNYIVNGVIYFTLKLIIDPPRFWPRRFRPPMIKGLKELWVHT, via the exons atggtgatAGACAACACTTCTGCTAGTCATGAGGTCGAGTTGtgtgaagaagaaatggaagaagtcATGAAGAAGTTGATTGAAGGCCAGCATTTCCTAGTGAACTTAGGAGAGGATATCCCAACTGGAACTCCACCTTGGTTTGATGAGAAGAAATTTGAAGCTGGAAAACAGTTTGTGAAAAAATATTACGG TGGTATCTTTTTTTGTCACCTTGTTTCACTAATTATGATGCTGTATTCGCCGCAAGTGCTTAAACCGCTAATCTTTACGGAAAAATCGGAAACTCCTAAAAAATCTTACCGGAGATACCTTAGTACGACAATTCACGTCATCAGTTGGTACATGGGCGATATGTGGCAAACTGATAGCAAAGCTCGCCGAAGTCTTCGATTGGTACGACAATATCACACGGATACTGCGACACGTCTCAATTCTGTTGAGATTCGTCCGTCAGTCGACAACACGGATATCACTCAATGCGGCCTTCCGCTTCATAAAGGCCATCCAATACTTGAGGTGTTACAGAAGGACTTCAGCTCCATTCCTAATTGCCCGTTCTTGTCTCAGTTAAATGGGAACTATAAAAACACGGATGTTTTCCCTGTTCAGCAGATCCCATATCTTAATCAG CTGGACATGAGTGGAACGCAGTTTGCCTTTATGGGACTCGTTTTGCTACATCCAGAGAAATTTGGTATTTCTCGCGCCACTGAAAGTGAACTGGAGGGATTTGTTCATATCTGGCGTTGTATTGGCTGGATTCTTGGAATCGACGATCGCTTCAATTTTTGTCGATTGGATAGTTTGCCGCAAGCCCGTCGCTGGACCCGTTACTTTGCAGACAAACTAGTTTGCCCGTTAATGAAAATGTCAGTCACAGCAGAATACGAACATATGGGCCGAGCTGTGGCAGACGGTGCCCGATGTTATACAGGCGTTTCTTATGAAACATTTTATCTCTTCATCGCTTGGGTACTTGATCTCCAAATGCCTCAACTTGAAAAACATGCCTCCCTCGCCGATAAGTTCAGCTTTCGCAAGTTAACCTACTTCTTTGGTGTCATTGGCAACCTCCCTTTTGGAAATTACATTGTTAACGGTGTCATTTACTTCACTCTGAAGCTCATAATCGATCCACCTCGCTTCTGGCCTAGAAGGTTTCGTCCGCCGATGATCAAAGGCTTGAAAGAGTTATGGGTCCACACCTGA
- the LOC130689502 gene encoding protein fem-1 homolog A-B-like, with amino-acid sequence MALLIACKNGQLQEVRHLVEQRGMDVNQPGNLMWEEECYEQVLALPLHTAVIAGHLNVVQYLVEDYKGLTPLHIAVIHLADQVQKDVIRCLVKNGADLSAYDRNGNPCWALTFDVDVTKLLIELGMDIHETTNDWSETIVDVWACSPDPRSIEVMQLLLNKGADFHKRDYEGLTPLMLAAIGANGEPNWPVFEFILTQEEQPFGRPDKIVALELCGAFYINAGDSGFGLTCWRMAMGFRFDVTPVLPKPTTVRSEVASKALDASEVETPEQLEEMAVFDPGSLRVQAILIIYRILGINSYQTWESLTTYALDCWALGDGRRFLNVSMLVLECSQSIEEPLWITTVDTIRRLAMAFHTLRREGCDAEDRELVSFPNVMAVLRCAANELHRSANSHNDYDDGVSCNILLDCVIQLTIVLISLTMTDDESFELKRCLYQLVRLDERSSLNGYNLLLLACSSSSYYFSPQELEMNGSSDIYVGQLPSVEVIRVLLEVGADPDSKDDMGNTGLHVLAIAGETFTSPTVLALFEGGAHLDQANVMRETMADLLLKDSPREANTILVTPLEFPSLKCLSARAFRQQNVCWPFVDLVPSGFYDFILQH; translated from the exons ATGGCTCTTTTAATTGCTTGTAAGAACGGCCAGCTCCAAGAAGTTCGGCATCTTGTTGAACAACGCGGAATGGACGTTAATCAACCCGGCAATCTCATGTGGGAAGAAGAATGTTACGAACAAGTTCTAGCTTTACCTCTGCATACCGCTGTTATCGCCGGACATTTGAACGTGGTACAGTATCTCGTCGAGGACT ATAAAGGGCTAACTCCTCTTCACATTGCCGTCATTCATTTGGCTGATCAAGTTCAAAAAGACGTCATCCGTTGCCTGGTGAAAAACGGTGCAGATCTCTCCGCATATGACAGGAACGGTAATCCTTGCTGGGCGCTGACATTCGACGTCGATGTAACAAAACTTCTGATTGAACTTGGCATGGACATCCATGAGACGACGAATGACTGGTCGGAGACGATTGTTGATGTATGGGCCTGCTCACCGGATCCGCGTTCAATCGAAGTGATGCAGCTGTTGCTAAACAAAGGCGCTGATTTCCATAAAAGAGACTATGAAGGATTGACTCCTCTGATGCTGGCCGCAATAGGCGCAAATGGTGAACCAAATTGGCCAGTATTCGAATTCATTTTAACACAAGAAGAGCAACCCTTTGGTAGGCCTGATAAGATTGTCGCACTCGAATTATGCGGTGCTTTTTACATCAACGCCGGGGATTCGGGATTTGGGTTGACGTGCTGGAGGATGGCCATGGGTTTCCGCTTTGATGTGACGCCTGTCTTGCCTAAGCCTACTACAGTTCGGTCTGAAGTGGCTAGCAAGGCGTTGGACGCTTCAGAAGTGGAAACACCCGAACAACTGGAAGAAATGGCTGTTTTCGATCCTGGTTCTTTGAGAGTGCAGGCTATATTGATTATTTATCGTATTCTTGGAATCAACAGCTACCAGACTTGGGAAAGTCTTACCACATACGCTCTCGATTGCTGGGCTTTAGGTGATGGGCGTCGTTTTCTGAACGTTTCCATGCTCGTTCTAGAGTGCAGCCAGTCGATAGAAGAGCCTCTTTGGATTACAACTGTTGATACCATCCGTCGATTGGCGATGGCCTTCCACACTCTACGCAGGGAAGGATGCGATGCAGAAGACCGTGAACTTGTCTCATTTCCCAATGTCATGGCTGTTCTTCGTTGCGCAGCTAACGAACTGCATCGTTCTGCAAATTCACACAACGACTATGACGATGGGGTAAGTTGTAACATTCTGCTGGACTGCGTGATTCAGCTGACCATTGTTCTCATTTCCTTGACTATGACAGACGATGAGAGTTTCGAGCTGAAACGTTGCTTGTATCAACTTGTCCGATTGGATGAAAGGAGCAGTCTCAATGGTTACAATCTTCTTTTGCTTGCCTGCTCATCGTCCAGCTATTATTTCAGTCCCCAGGAATTGGAAATGAATGGCAGTTCTGATATCTATGTTGGACAATTACCATCAGTTGAAGTTATCCGTGTTCTTTTGGAAGTAGGAGCTGATCCTGACTCCAAAGACGACATGGGTAACACGGGTCTTCATGTCCTGGCAATAGCTGGTGAAACCTTCACATCACCCACGGTCCTAGCTTTATTCGAAGGCGGGGCTCATCTCGATCAGGCCAACGTGATGCGAGAGACCATGGCCGATTTACTTCTTAAAGATTCACCCAGAGAGGCAAATACTATTCTTGTTACCCCACTGGAATTTCCATCACTCAAATGCCTTTCTGCTCGTGCTTTCCGACAGCAAAATGTATGCTGGCCCTTCGTCGATCTCGTCCCTTCAGGTTTCTAcgatttcattcttcaacatTGA